The Streptomyces sp. HUAS CB01 genome has a segment encoding these proteins:
- a CDS encoding TetR/AcrR family transcriptional regulator: MTTSTAAGATAGAVRPMRADARRNYERLLVEARKAFAEHGTDASLEDIAKRAGVGIGTLYRHFPNRHALMNAVFQDAVASLLTRSGELASADQPCAALVEWLRAIITHAGEYRGVARALMSASHDASSALSQCSVPLREAGARLLSRAQTAGAVRTDVSITDLLQLTNAIALAAEQAPSDPELADRLLMLTLRGLKA, from the coding sequence ATGACGACGAGTACGGCGGCCGGCGCCACAGCGGGCGCGGTACGGCCGATGCGGGCCGACGCGCGCCGCAACTACGAGCGGCTGCTCGTCGAGGCGCGCAAGGCGTTCGCCGAGCACGGCACGGACGCGTCCCTCGAGGACATCGCCAAGCGGGCGGGCGTGGGCATCGGCACGCTGTACCGGCACTTCCCGAACCGGCACGCCCTGATGAACGCGGTCTTCCAGGACGCGGTGGCATCCCTGCTCACCCGGTCCGGGGAACTGGCCTCGGCGGACCAGCCGTGCGCCGCCCTCGTGGAATGGCTGCGCGCCATCATCACTCATGCGGGTGAATACCGGGGGGTGGCCCGGGCGCTCATGTCGGCCTCGCACGACGCCAGTTCCGCGCTCTCCCAGTGCAGCGTCCCCCTCCGCGAGGCCGGCGCCCGGCTCCTCTCCCGCGCCCAGACGGCCGGCGCGGTCCGGACGGACGTCTCCATCACCGACCTGCTCCAGCTCACCAACGCGATCGCCCTGGCAGCCGAGCAGGCCCCGTCCGACCCCGAACTCGCGGACCGCCTGCTGATGCTGACGTTGCGCGGTCTGAAGGCATAG
- a CDS encoding acetyl/propionyl/methylcrotonyl-CoA carboxylase subunit alpha, whose translation MRKVLIANRGEIAVRVARACRDAGIASVAVYADPDRDALHVRAADEAFALGGDTPAASYLDMAKVLQAAADSGADAIHPGYGFLSENAEFAQAVIDAGLTWIGPPPAAIRDLGDKVAARHIAQRAGAPLVAGTPDPVSGADEVVAFAEEHGLPIAIKAAFGGGGRGLKVARTLEEVPELYDSAVREAVAAFGRGECFVERYLDKPRHVETQCLADQHGNVVVVSTRDCSLQRRHQKLVEEAPAPFLSAEQNAELYHASKAILKEAGYVGAGTVEFLVGNDGTISFLEVNTRLQVEHPVTEEVTGIDLVREMFRIADGEKLGYDDPPLRGHSFEFRINGEDPGRNFLPAPGTVTSFVAPSGPGVRLDAGVESGSVIGPAWDSLLAKLVITGATREQALQRAARALAEFQVEGMATAIPFHRAVVSDPAFAPTDGTPFKVHTRWIETEFVNEIKPFAAPADAEAEEEPGRETVVVEVGGKRLEVSLPSSLGMTLARTAAAGGARPKRRATKKSGPAASGDTLASPMQGTIVKVAVEEGQEVKEGDLVVVLEAMKMEQPLNAHRSGTVKGLSAEVGASITSGAVICEIKD comes from the coding sequence GTGCGCAAGGTGCTCATCGCCAACCGAGGCGAGATCGCTGTCCGCGTTGCCCGTGCATGCCGGGACGCCGGGATCGCGAGCGTAGCCGTCTACGCCGACCCGGACCGTGACGCTCTGCACGTCCGCGCGGCCGACGAAGCGTTCGCCCTGGGCGGTGACACCCCGGCCGCCAGCTATCTGGACATGGCCAAGGTCCTCCAGGCCGCCGCCGACTCCGGTGCGGACGCCATCCACCCCGGGTACGGCTTCCTCTCCGAGAACGCCGAATTCGCCCAGGCCGTCATCGACGCCGGGCTCACCTGGATCGGCCCGCCGCCCGCCGCGATCCGCGACCTCGGCGACAAGGTGGCGGCCCGTCACATCGCCCAGCGCGCCGGCGCCCCGCTGGTGGCCGGCACCCCCGACCCGGTCTCCGGCGCGGACGAGGTCGTCGCCTTCGCCGAGGAGCACGGCCTCCCGATCGCGATCAAGGCCGCCTTCGGCGGCGGCGGCCGCGGCCTGAAGGTCGCCCGCACGCTGGAGGAGGTCCCCGAGCTGTACGACTCGGCGGTGCGCGAGGCCGTCGCGGCGTTCGGCCGCGGCGAGTGCTTCGTCGAGCGGTACCTGGACAAGCCGCGCCACGTCGAGACCCAGTGCCTGGCGGACCAGCACGGCAACGTCGTGGTCGTGTCCACCCGTGACTGCTCGCTGCAGCGCCGGCACCAGAAGCTGGTGGAGGAGGCCCCCGCGCCGTTCCTCTCCGCGGAGCAGAACGCCGAGCTGTACCACGCGTCCAAGGCCATCCTCAAGGAGGCCGGCTACGTCGGCGCGGGCACCGTGGAGTTCCTCGTCGGCAACGACGGCACGATCTCCTTCCTCGAGGTCAACACCCGGCTGCAGGTCGAGCACCCGGTCACCGAGGAGGTCACCGGCATCGACCTGGTGCGGGAGATGTTCCGCATCGCCGACGGCGAGAAGCTCGGCTACGACGACCCGCCGCTGCGGGGCCACTCCTTCGAGTTCCGCATCAACGGCGAGGACCCCGGCCGCAACTTCCTCCCGGCGCCCGGCACCGTCACCTCCTTCGTCGCGCCCTCCGGCCCCGGTGTCCGCCTGGACGCCGGTGTGGAGTCGGGCAGCGTCATCGGCCCCGCCTGGGACTCGCTGCTGGCGAAGCTGGTCATCACCGGCGCCACCCGTGAGCAGGCGCTGCAGCGTGCGGCGCGCGCCCTGGCCGAGTTCCAGGTCGAGGGCATGGCCACGGCCATCCCGTTCCACCGTGCGGTCGTCTCCGACCCGGCCTTCGCCCCCACGGACGGCACCCCGTTCAAGGTCCACACCCGCTGGATCGAGACCGAGTTCGTCAACGAGATCAAGCCCTTCGCCGCACCGGCCGACGCCGAGGCGGAGGAGGAGCCGGGCCGCGAGACGGTCGTCGTCGAGGTCGGCGGCAAGCGCCTGGAGGTCTCGCTGCCGTCCTCGCTGGGCATGACCCTCGCCCGGACCGCCGCGGCCGGCGGAGCGCGCCCCAAGCGCCGCGCGACCAAGAAGTCCGGCCCCGCCGCCTCCGGCGACACGCTGGCCTCCCCGATGCAGGGCACCATCGTCAAGGTCGCCGTGGAGGAGGGCCAGGAGGTCAAGGAAGGCGACCTCGTCGTCGTCCTGGAGGCCATGAAGATGGAGCAGCCGCTGAACGCGCACCGTTCCGGCACCGTGAAGGGCCTCAGCGCCGAGGTCGGCGCGTCGATCACGTCCGGCGCGGTGATCTGCGAGATCAAGGACTGA
- a CDS encoding nucleoside triphosphate pyrophosphatase: MTVQRRRVVLASASPARLALLRDAGLAPEVIVSGVDEDALGAPDPGSLALVLAEAKADVVAARPEAAGALVVGCDSVLELDGEALGKPADEEEATARWKSMRGRAGILQTGHCVIDTTTGRRVSATASTTVRFGEPTDAEIAAYVASGEPLHVAGAFTLDGRSAPFVDAIEGSHGNVIGLSLPLLRRLLADLGIGITDLWA, translated from the coding sequence ATGACCGTTCAGCGCCGCCGCGTCGTCCTCGCCTCCGCCTCCCCCGCCCGCCTCGCGCTGCTCCGTGACGCCGGGCTCGCCCCGGAGGTGATCGTCAGCGGTGTCGACGAGGACGCGCTGGGCGCACCGGACCCGGGCTCGCTCGCCCTCGTCCTCGCCGAGGCCAAGGCGGACGTGGTCGCCGCCCGCCCCGAGGCCGCGGGCGCCCTGGTCGTCGGCTGCGACTCCGTACTCGAACTGGACGGCGAGGCCCTCGGCAAGCCGGCCGACGAGGAGGAGGCCACCGCCCGCTGGAAGTCCATGCGCGGCCGTGCGGGCATCCTGCAGACCGGGCACTGCGTCATCGACACCACCACCGGCCGCCGCGTCTCCGCGACCGCCTCCACCACGGTCCGCTTCGGTGAACCGACGGACGCCGAGATCGCCGCGTACGTCGCGAGCGGCGAACCGCTGCACGTGGCGGGCGCGTTCACGCTGGACGGCCGCTCGGCCCCGTTCGTCGATGCGATCGAGGGCAGCCACGGCAATGTGATCGGGCTGTCGCTGCCGCTGCTGCGCCGACTGCTGGCGGACCTGGGAATCGGCATCACCGACCTCTGGGCCTGA
- the mmpB gene encoding morphogenic membrane protein MmpB produces MLWSDPEDEPPQEMRDMQAMMRRAGVLLALAMIVAMFVVGLH; encoded by the coding sequence ATGCTGTGGTCCGACCCGGAGGACGAACCTCCGCAGGAGATGCGCGACATGCAGGCGATGATGCGCCGTGCGGGCGTCCTGCTGGCGCTAGCCATGATCGTCGCGATGTTCGTCGTCGGGCTGCACTGA
- a CDS encoding acyl-CoA carboxylase epsilon subunit — MIKVVRGNPTPEELAAALAVVQARAAATASAVSGAPLPPEEWSDPARIARARALRPGPRAWTRTYWPG, encoded by the coding sequence ATGATCAAGGTCGTACGGGGCAACCCGACCCCGGAGGAGCTGGCCGCCGCCCTGGCGGTGGTCCAGGCGCGCGCCGCGGCGACGGCCTCCGCCGTGTCCGGCGCGCCGCTGCCGCCCGAGGAGTGGTCGGACCCCGCCCGTATCGCCCGGGCCCGCGCGCTGCGGCCGGGACCGCGGGCATGGACGCGGACGTACTGGCCGGGCTGA
- a CDS encoding acyl-CoA carboxylase subunit beta, with protein MSEPAEHQEIDIHTTAGKLADFQRRVHEATHAGSERAVEKQHAKGKLTARERIELLLDEGSFVELDELARHRSTNFGLEKTRPYGDGVVTGYGTVDGRPVAVFSQDFTVFGGALGEVFGQKIIKVMDFALKTGCPVIGINDSGGARIQEGVSALGMYGEIFRRNTHASGVIPQISLVVGPCAGGAVYSPAITDFTVMVDQTSHMFITGPDVIKTVTGEDVGFEELGGARTHNTTSGVAHHMAGDEKDAIEYVKSLLSYLPSNNLSEPPSFPEDASLDLTAEDQELDTLMPDSANQPYDMHTIIEHVLDDGEFLETQAMFAPNIVTGFGRVEGFPVGIVANQPMQFAGCLDIDASEKAARFVRTCDAFNIPVLTFVDVPGFLPGVDQEYGGIIRRGAKLIYAYAEATVPLITVITRKAFGGAYDVMGSKHLGADLNLAWPTAQIAVMGAQGAVNILHRRTLAAAADAEAQEKLRAELITAYEDTLLNPYVAAERGYIDAVIMPSDTRAQIVKGLRQLRTKRENLPPKKHGNIPL; from the coding sequence ATGTCCGAGCCGGCAGAGCACCAAGAGATCGACATCCACACCACCGCTGGCAAGCTCGCGGATTTCCAGCGCCGTGTCCACGAGGCGACGCACGCGGGCTCCGAGCGCGCGGTCGAGAAGCAGCACGCCAAGGGCAAGCTGACCGCCCGTGAGCGGATCGAACTCCTCCTCGACGAGGGGTCGTTCGTCGAGCTGGACGAGCTCGCACGCCACCGCTCCACCAACTTCGGCCTGGAGAAGACCCGTCCGTACGGCGACGGCGTCGTCACCGGCTACGGCACGGTCGACGGCCGGCCGGTGGCCGTCTTCTCGCAGGACTTCACGGTCTTCGGCGGGGCGCTGGGCGAGGTCTTCGGCCAGAAGATCATCAAGGTGATGGACTTCGCGCTGAAGACCGGCTGCCCGGTCATCGGGATCAACGACTCCGGCGGCGCGCGCATCCAGGAGGGCGTCAGCGCGCTGGGCATGTACGGCGAGATCTTCCGCCGCAACACCCACGCGTCCGGGGTGATCCCGCAGATCTCCCTGGTCGTGGGCCCCTGCGCGGGCGGCGCCGTGTACTCGCCCGCGATCACCGACTTCACGGTGATGGTCGACCAGACCTCGCACATGTTCATCACCGGCCCCGACGTCATCAAGACGGTCACCGGCGAGGACGTAGGCTTCGAGGAGCTGGGCGGCGCCCGCACCCACAACACCACGTCCGGTGTCGCCCACCACATGGCCGGCGACGAGAAGGACGCGATCGAGTACGTCAAGTCGCTGCTGTCGTACCTGCCGTCGAACAACCTGTCCGAGCCCCCGTCCTTCCCCGAGGACGCCTCCCTGGACCTCACCGCTGAGGACCAGGAGCTGGACACGCTGATGCCGGACAGCGCCAACCAGCCGTACGACATGCACACGATCATCGAGCACGTGCTGGACGACGGTGAATTCCTGGAGACCCAGGCGATGTTCGCGCCGAACATCGTCACCGGCTTCGGGCGGGTCGAGGGCTTCCCGGTCGGCATCGTCGCCAACCAGCCGATGCAGTTCGCGGGCTGTCTCGACATCGACGCCAGCGAGAAGGCCGCCCGTTTCGTGCGCACCTGCGACGCGTTCAACATCCCCGTGCTCACGTTCGTCGACGTGCCCGGCTTCCTGCCGGGTGTGGACCAGGAGTACGGCGGCATCATCCGGCGCGGCGCCAAGCTGATCTACGCCTACGCCGAGGCGACCGTCCCGCTCATCACCGTGATCACGCGCAAGGCCTTCGGCGGCGCGTACGACGTCATGGGCTCCAAGCACCTGGGCGCCGATCTGAACCTGGCCTGGCCCACCGCGCAGATCGCGGTGATGGGCGCGCAGGGCGCGGTGAACATCCTGCACCGCCGCACGCTCGCCGCCGCCGCGGACGCCGAGGCCCAGGAGAAGCTGCGGGCCGAGCTGATCACGGCCTACGAGGACACGCTCCTCAACCCGTACGTCGCGGCCGAGCGCGGCTACATCGACGCCGTGATCATGCCGTCCGACACCCGCGCCCAGATCGTGAAGGGCCTGCGTCAGCTGCGGACGAAGCGGGAAAACCTTCCCCCGAAGAAGCACGGCAACATCCCGCTGTAG
- a CDS encoding biotin--[acetyl-CoA-carboxylase] ligase: MTPHDTSGSPSDDLPGAHAGGRWSDLDRPPLNAAALRRALIRPGGLWSSLDVVEATGSTNSDLAARAGELDEGAVLVAEEQTSGRGRLDRSWTAPPRSGLFLSVLLKPDVPVDRWGWLPLLTGVAAATGLARAAGADFTLKWPNDLMVKVGGEERKAGGILAERVGDDGVVIGIGINVTLREDELPVPQAGSLALANAVSTDRDPLLRALLRSLEDWYGTWRAANGDARASRLQETYAAGCSTLGLTVRAELPGDRSLIGEAVAIDGDGRLVVTTPDGKDHPIGAGDIVHLRPNGR, encoded by the coding sequence ATGACGCCTCACGACACCTCCGGCAGCCCGTCCGACGACCTCCCCGGCGCCCACGCCGGCGGCCGCTGGTCCGATCTCGACCGCCCGCCCCTGAACGCCGCCGCACTGCGCCGCGCACTGATCCGCCCCGGCGGGCTGTGGTCCTCGCTCGACGTCGTCGAGGCGACCGGCTCCACCAACTCCGATCTCGCGGCCCGGGCCGGGGAGCTCGACGAGGGAGCCGTGCTCGTCGCCGAGGAGCAGACGTCCGGTCGCGGCCGCCTCGACCGCAGCTGGACCGCGCCGCCGCGCTCCGGGCTGTTCCTCTCCGTCCTGCTGAAGCCCGACGTGCCCGTGGACCGCTGGGGCTGGCTGCCGCTGCTGACCGGGGTCGCCGCGGCGACGGGCCTGGCCAGGGCGGCCGGTGCCGACTTCACCCTGAAGTGGCCGAACGACCTGATGGTGAAGGTCGGCGGGGAGGAGCGGAAGGCGGGCGGCATCCTCGCCGAGCGCGTGGGCGACGACGGCGTCGTCATCGGCATCGGGATCAACGTCACCCTGCGCGAGGACGAGCTCCCCGTGCCGCAGGCGGGCTCCCTCGCCCTCGCGAACGCCGTCTCCACCGACCGCGACCCCCTGCTGCGGGCGCTGCTGCGCTCGCTCGAGGACTGGTACGGCACCTGGCGGGCGGCGAACGGCGACGCCCGCGCCTCGCGGCTGCAGGAGACCTACGCGGCCGGCTGCTCGACCCTCGGCCTCACGGTCCGCGCCGAGCTGCCCGGCGACCGGAGCCTGATCGGCGAGGCGGTCGCGATCGACGGCGACGGACGGCTCGTGGTGACCACCCCCGACGGGAAGGACCACCCCATCGGGGCCGGGGACATCGTCCACCTGCGGCCGAACGGCCGGTGA
- a CDS encoding adenylate/guanylate cyclase domain-containing protein, whose translation MTVDDSASGADASGGESQGGDAPGTGTSGGGPSTGADSSAGGPGRRQTSDVHPTPHHEVDHTAEPTKDPLAIRLEQLILGADRRYTPFQAARTAGVSMDLASRFWRAMGFADIGQAKALTEADVLALRRLAGLVEAGLLSEPMAVQVARSTGQTTARLAEWQIDSFLEGLTEPPEPGMTRTEVTYPLVELLLPELEEFLVYVWRRQLAAATGRVVQAADDEEMVDRRLAVGFADLVGFTRLTRRLEEEELGELVEAFETTCADLVAAHGGRLIKTLGDEVLFAADDAGTAAEIAMRLIETLSHDETMPALRVGISFGTVTTRMGDVFGTTVNLASRLTSIAPKDAVLVDGAFAEELARTGDAPESEAEAAEAAAAAEKEGEEPPSYRFALQPMWQRPVRGLGVVEPWLLTRRPA comes from the coding sequence GTGACCGTCGACGACAGCGCCTCCGGCGCGGACGCTTCCGGCGGGGAGTCCCAGGGCGGGGACGCGCCCGGTACGGGGACCTCGGGCGGGGGCCCGTCCACCGGGGCGGACTCCTCCGCGGGCGGCCCCGGCCGGAGGCAGACGTCGGACGTCCACCCGACGCCGCACCACGAGGTGGACCACACCGCCGAGCCGACGAAGGACCCGCTGGCCATCCGGCTCGAACAGCTGATCCTCGGCGCGGACCGCCGGTACACCCCCTTTCAGGCGGCCAGGACCGCCGGGGTCTCCATGGACCTCGCATCGCGCTTCTGGCGCGCCATGGGGTTCGCCGACATCGGCCAGGCCAAGGCCCTGACCGAGGCCGATGTGCTCGCGCTGCGGCGCCTGGCCGGTCTGGTCGAGGCCGGACTGCTGAGCGAGCCCATGGCCGTGCAGGTGGCGCGGTCCACCGGCCAGACCACGGCGCGGCTCGCGGAGTGGCAGATCGACTCCTTCCTGGAGGGCCTCACCGAGCCCCCCGAGCCGGGGATGACCCGTACCGAGGTCACCTATCCGCTGGTCGAGCTGCTGCTGCCGGAGCTGGAGGAGTTTCTCGTCTACGTGTGGCGCCGCCAGCTGGCCGCCGCCACCGGACGGGTCGTGCAGGCCGCGGACGACGAGGAGATGGTCGACCGGCGGCTCGCGGTCGGCTTCGCGGACCTCGTCGGCTTCACCCGGCTCACCCGGCGCCTGGAGGAGGAGGAGCTGGGCGAGCTCGTCGAGGCGTTCGAGACGACCTGCGCCGACCTGGTCGCCGCGCACGGCGGCCGGCTGATCAAGACCCTCGGGGACGAGGTGCTGTTCGCGGCGGACGATGCCGGTACGGCCGCGGAGATCGCGATGCGGCTGATCGAGACGCTGTCGCACGACGAGACGATGCCGGCCCTTCGGGTCGGCATCTCCTTCGGGACGGTCACGACCCGGATGGGCGACGTGTTCGGCACGACGGTGAACCTGGCGAGCCGGCTGACCTCGATAGCGCCGAAGGACGCCGTCCTGGTGGACGGGGCGTTCGCGGAGGAACTGGCGCGCACCGGCGACGCGCCCGAGTCGGAGGCGGAGGCCGCCGAGGCGGCGGCCGCGGCCGAGAAGGAGG